In Terriglobia bacterium, the following are encoded in one genomic region:
- a CDS encoding phage tail tape measure protein → MPGSTIQFTLRADTAQGVAALEKMRLALGDVGDEAAKSQKRAAEAAGEFGSVLNTVKGIVGGLGLTFGALAVGNQIREWTQSAMEGEKVWANVRTLLDETKVNAGALYDQLKNVSAEFGTTAELAKGMYLALSANIDPSKSVKFVEDAAKFAKAAVTDTYTSVDLLTTVINAYGLKVEETTRVSDILFQMVRKGKTTGDELAHSLGMVIPTAAALKVDLGQLGAAFATMTQMGLSAQITTTSLNQALLAFLNPSAQAKKLAKELHVEIDAAALKSKGLAGALGDLAKASKGNDEAIATFFGSVRALRAALALTGEQSGTYTQYLKDMGEAAGLTDEAFKKQTATLKDQLEALWTNLGKTFKSLLPATGDFTRSIRELNGFLEGGAVPINKYTVALAAFASTIAVIKIAAIVSDWENFTAALGRSVTSMGLFGKAASAAGVAILGWNIGRWIADLTGADEALTKLWNKMGLFQGRVKEAEQMTQDALRKEAEALEKRARSLNLGQYEAQYGIDILKRSGWEDPQKYIDRVKPMLDGYDKINKLAQKKAATQATEAATVHQLTEEEKKLQEQWLKQIRPMSAITEEYQKYAAVGATVDQYAQAHWQEIVKATEAQKDFQQPLTKTDEELYKSALVWKKADDAMKAWHDELKNIKEEKPADTVSEIMKEINKSQEELIKLKPRDPLKGLFNLPTNAELEKQWKEFNRIMVGGAADAKDGITQEFSTIFNDWIKGIADALVDWKGFWSTVSQIAKDSAKSLLRTFLSELLSPLQDAFKDLGKEISDWIKGKITGKATGGTGSASPAGIFGLSGKSATVTQSALMAGGSMAFMDSFNRKGALGWGEAIGGGAAMGAAIGSMVPVIGTAIGAAIGAAVGAISRGIQSLVTAIKGKTTGQAGAMEIARDFGGINMTEDEFKSYYESLGLSEGAAWNVRKDISSAPKFLVETLYPMAQAQGKVNEFLKSLETVKTSWGTFNFRAAFELGQATGDWTELNKQFQDAFKNSAALKEALPNWGDLLLATSQAVTDLENLKQTVQGLIPTTKHLYDDFITTGNVTDELADQIQKLGGNIDKFRAMSDLTKEDRTWDDLVQHFKDTGEILPDLISMYQKWGGEMSKLDEAASLPGLHNSLDFITELKDELGKLAPTMDPVQKLLSGQWDQDVVDALTKAGLDPEKFKAISGIGNLSGWDDAVSKFQSTGKLIPGGVIEQALLQYGGSAGKTAVERYGQGFNTISDSLLAETKAAMDKAYQDQVKNLLGDLNNAETQVKSEIQRLTDTVTSQFDTVGQKITNAISAAATQVCTEIDTMLHNLKYGVTPVVNPNGNGDTVPGNGDTVPENPGDNKGDIPPIVVNINGDVYGADDFNAKVAQAVTAAWRNGGFAYMRA, encoded by the coding sequence ATGCCGGGTTCCACCATCCAATTCACGCTTCGGGCAGACACGGCCCAGGGAGTGGCGGCGCTTGAGAAGATGCGTCTGGCTCTCGGCGACGTGGGCGATGAAGCCGCAAAATCGCAGAAGCGGGCGGCGGAGGCAGCCGGCGAGTTCGGGTCCGTGTTGAACACAGTCAAGGGCATCGTGGGTGGACTTGGCCTGACGTTTGGCGCCCTGGCCGTCGGTAACCAAATTCGGGAGTGGACGCAATCCGCCATGGAGGGCGAGAAGGTCTGGGCCAATGTCCGAACCTTGCTCGACGAAACAAAGGTCAATGCCGGCGCGCTGTACGATCAGCTGAAAAACGTCTCGGCTGAATTCGGGACAACCGCAGAGCTTGCCAAGGGCATGTACCTGGCATTGTCTGCCAACATCGATCCTTCGAAATCGGTGAAGTTTGTCGAGGATGCAGCCAAGTTTGCCAAGGCTGCCGTTACCGACACCTACACGTCGGTAGATCTCTTGACGACAGTCATCAACGCGTACGGCTTGAAGGTCGAAGAGACGACACGCGTAAGCGACATCCTTTTCCAGATGGTCCGCAAAGGGAAGACCACAGGCGACGAGCTGGCCCATTCGCTGGGCATGGTGATCCCGACTGCGGCGGCGCTGAAGGTCGACCTGGGACAGCTGGGCGCGGCATTTGCCACGATGACCCAGATGGGTTTGAGCGCGCAGATCACGACGACCAGCTTGAACCAGGCGTTGCTTGCGTTTCTGAATCCGTCCGCACAGGCGAAGAAGCTCGCCAAAGAGCTACACGTCGAGATCGACGCTGCGGCTCTGAAGTCAAAAGGACTGGCTGGCGCGTTGGGAGACCTGGCAAAAGCCTCGAAAGGCAACGACGAGGCGATCGCTACCTTTTTCGGCAGCGTCCGGGCGTTGCGCGCCGCTCTCGCTCTCACCGGAGAGCAATCGGGCACCTACACCCAGTATCTCAAAGACATGGGAGAAGCCGCGGGACTGACCGATGAAGCCTTTAAGAAGCAAACCGCGACGTTGAAGGATCAGCTCGAAGCGCTGTGGACGAACTTGGGCAAGACCTTCAAGAGCCTGTTGCCGGCTACGGGCGACTTCACCAGATCCATTCGGGAGTTAAACGGCTTCCTGGAAGGTGGCGCCGTCCCGATCAACAAGTACACCGTCGCGCTCGCGGCGTTTGCCAGCACGATCGCGGTCATCAAGATCGCGGCCATCGTCTCCGACTGGGAGAACTTCACGGCCGCGCTCGGCAGGTCCGTAACCAGCATGGGGCTGTTTGGCAAGGCAGCTTCGGCTGCCGGCGTGGCAATCCTCGGCTGGAATATCGGCCGCTGGATCGCGGATCTCACCGGGGCCGATGAAGCGCTCACGAAGCTCTGGAACAAGATGGGCCTGTTCCAGGGCCGCGTCAAAGAAGCAGAGCAGATGACCCAAGACGCACTCCGCAAAGAGGCGGAGGCACTGGAGAAACGCGCGCGCAGTCTAAATCTTGGCCAGTACGAGGCGCAATACGGCATCGACATCTTGAAGCGGTCTGGTTGGGAAGACCCCCAGAAATACATCGACCGCGTCAAGCCGATGCTCGACGGTTACGACAAAATCAATAAACTCGCGCAGAAGAAGGCGGCGACTCAGGCGACGGAAGCCGCGACCGTTCACCAGCTCACCGAGGAGGAAAAGAAACTCCAGGAGCAGTGGCTCAAGCAGATCAGGCCGATGTCGGCGATCACGGAAGAGTATCAGAAGTACGCGGCCGTGGGCGCAACTGTCGACCAGTATGCGCAGGCGCACTGGCAGGAGATCGTCAAGGCTACTGAAGCGCAGAAGGATTTCCAGCAGCCGCTTACCAAGACGGACGAGGAGCTTTACAAGTCCGCGCTCGTGTGGAAGAAGGCCGACGATGCCATGAAGGCATGGCACGACGAGCTGAAGAACATCAAGGAAGAGAAGCCGGCCGACACCGTTTCCGAGATCATGAAGGAGATCAACAAATCTCAGGAGGAGTTGATCAAATTGAAGCCCAGGGATCCGCTCAAAGGGCTTTTCAATTTGCCGACGAATGCGGAACTGGAGAAGCAATGGAAAGAGTTCAATCGGATCATGGTTGGCGGCGCCGCTGACGCCAAGGACGGCATCACGCAGGAGTTCTCGACCATCTTCAACGACTGGATCAAAGGCATTGCCGATGCCCTCGTGGACTGGAAGGGATTCTGGAGCACCGTATCGCAAATCGCGAAAGATTCCGCCAAGAGTCTTCTGCGCACGTTTTTGTCTGAGCTGCTCAGCCCTCTCCAGGATGCCTTTAAGGACCTGGGCAAGGAGATTTCTGACTGGATCAAAGGAAAGATCACTGGGAAAGCTACCGGCGGCACTGGTAGCGCAAGTCCGGCCGGGATCTTCGGATTGTCTGGCAAAAGCGCGACAGTAACACAGAGTGCGCTTATGGCAGGCGGCTCCATGGCGTTCATGGATTCGTTCAATCGTAAGGGCGCGCTGGGCTGGGGCGAGGCCATCGGTGGCGGCGCCGCGATGGGCGCGGCCATCGGGTCAATGGTCCCGGTGATCGGCACGGCAATCGGGGCTGCTATCGGTGCGGCCGTGGGCGCGATCAGCAGGGGCATTCAATCGCTGGTAACGGCCATCAAAGGCAAAACCACCGGCCAGGCCGGCGCCATGGAGATTGCTCGCGACTTTGGCGGCATCAACATGACGGAGGACGAGTTCAAGTCGTACTACGAGAGCCTTGGACTGTCCGAGGGTGCAGCGTGGAACGTCCGAAAGGACATCTCCTCGGCTCCCAAGTTTCTGGTCGAGACGCTGTACCCGATGGCTCAAGCGCAGGGAAAGGTGAACGAATTCCTGAAGTCGCTGGAAACGGTAAAGACTTCGTGGGGCACGTTTAACTTTCGTGCGGCCTTCGAGTTGGGACAGGCAACTGGGGATTGGACCGAGCTGAACAAACAGTTCCAGGACGCGTTCAAAAACTCGGCAGCGCTTAAGGAGGCGTTGCCGAACTGGGGCGATCTGCTACTGGCTACGAGCCAAGCAGTCACGGACCTCGAAAACCTGAAGCAAACCGTGCAGGGTCTGATTCCCACGACCAAGCACCTGTACGACGATTTCATTACCACGGGGAACGTCACCGACGAGTTGGCCGACCAGATTCAGAAGCTGGGCGGCAACATCGACAAGTTCAGGGCTATGTCCGACCTAACGAAGGAGGACAGGACCTGGGATGACCTCGTGCAGCACTTCAAGGACACGGGCGAAATTCTTCCCGACCTCATCTCGATGTATCAGAAATGGGGCGGGGAGATGTCGAAGCTCGACGAGGCGGCGTCCCTTCCCGGGCTTCACAACTCACTTGATTTCATCACCGAGCTGAAGGACGAGCTGGGAAAGTTGGCGCCGACAATGGACCCGGTCCAAAAGCTGCTCAGCGGCCAATGGGACCAGGACGTTGTAGACGCCCTCACCAAAGCCGGGTTGGATCCGGAGAAGTTTAAGGCCATTTCTGGCATCGGCAACCTGTCGGGCTGGGATGATGCAGTGAGCAAGTTCCAAAGCACCGGCAAGCTCATTCCGGGCGGCGTCATCGAGCAGGCTCTGCTCCAGTACGGTGGGAGCGCCGGCAAGACAGCAGTGGAACGGTACGGCCAGGGATTCAACACGATCTCGGATTCGCTGCTCGCGGAAACGAAAGCCGCGATGGACAAGGCGTATCAGGACCAGGTGAAGAATCTGCTTGGCGACCTCAATAACGCAGAGACGCAGGTGAAATCCGAGATTCAACGGTTGACCGACACGGTGACGAGCCAGTTTGACACCGTGGGCCAAAAGATTACGAATGCGATTTCGGCAGCTGCGACGCAAGTCTGCACCGAGATCGACACCATGCTTCACAACCTGAAGTATGGCGTTACGCCCGTGGTCAACCCAAACGGCAACGGCGACACGGTACCCGGCAATGGCGACACGGTGCCTGAGAATCCAGGCGACAACAAGGGTGACATTCCGCCGATCGTGGTCAATATCAACGGCGATGTGTACGGTGCGGACGACTTCAATGCCAAGGTTGCACAGGCCGTAACCGCTGCTTGGCGCAATGGAGGTTTTGCCTACATGCGCGCGTAG
- a CDS encoding DUF4055 domain-containing protein, producing the protein MGVTTKHPQYDENEGKWQKCRDAFDGSEAVKARGETYLPKLGGQNSDDYDAYMERALYYNATARTIQGWLGCVFRKDPQIAVPDSIQQQFQDVTLTGVPIEALAKTALQEVLTVGRYGILVDMPTEESKERRPYLIPFKAEQIVNWQTARRQGDVVLSMVVLRETEAVPQPEDPFEIKNVEQYRVLTLEGDALNTYTVRVWRQIDKNDSDSWTPVAEYVPKLKGQPLDFIPFCFIGPNTILPDVEKSPSEDLVDVNLSHYRSSADLEHGRHYTALPTVWVAGFPTEGTELRIGSQTAWITDRTDAKAGILEFTGQGLGALEKALSQKEAMMAALGARLLEDPKRAAEAAEAIRLRLGGEQVALTTIGNTASLALTIALQWFADWAGASGSIMVRLNTEFFEQSMDPAMLRELVTVWQGGAIAKATLYHNMERSGLTRPGVDFAQEQSEVLAGAVL; encoded by the coding sequence ATGGGCGTTACGACGAAGCATCCGCAGTATGACGAGAACGAAGGCAAGTGGCAGAAATGCCGGGATGCGTTCGATGGCAGCGAGGCTGTCAAAGCTCGGGGCGAGACGTACCTTCCAAAACTGGGAGGCCAGAACAGCGATGATTACGACGCGTACATGGAACGGGCCCTGTACTACAACGCCACCGCCCGGACGATTCAAGGCTGGCTCGGCTGCGTATTTCGGAAGGACCCGCAGATTGCAGTCCCTGATTCGATTCAGCAGCAGTTCCAGGATGTAACGCTGACCGGTGTCCCGATTGAAGCGCTCGCGAAGACGGCGCTTCAGGAGGTTTTGACGGTTGGGCGCTATGGCATCCTGGTTGACATGCCGACCGAGGAATCCAAGGAGCGGCGTCCGTACCTGATCCCCTTCAAGGCGGAACAGATCGTTAATTGGCAGACCGCCCGCCGGCAGGGAGACGTGGTGCTGTCGATGGTCGTGCTGAGGGAAACTGAAGCGGTGCCGCAACCTGAAGATCCATTCGAAATCAAGAACGTGGAGCAGTATCGGGTGCTGACCCTTGAGGGCGATGCGCTCAACACGTACACGGTCAGGGTATGGCGACAGATCGACAAAAACGACTCAGATTCGTGGACTCCAGTCGCGGAATATGTCCCCAAGCTAAAGGGGCAGCCGCTAGATTTCATTCCGTTCTGCTTCATCGGCCCGAACACGATCCTGCCTGATGTCGAGAAGTCACCGAGTGAAGACCTGGTCGACGTGAACCTGTCGCACTATCGCAGCTCGGCGGATCTGGAGCACGGGCGACATTACACAGCTCTTCCTACCGTCTGGGTGGCAGGATTCCCGACGGAGGGAACGGAACTGCGGATCGGCAGTCAGACAGCATGGATTACCGACCGCACCGACGCCAAGGCCGGCATCCTGGAGTTTACGGGCCAGGGTCTGGGAGCGCTGGAGAAGGCGCTTTCCCAGAAAGAGGCGATGATGGCCGCATTGGGCGCTCGCCTGTTGGAAGATCCAAAACGCGCAGCCGAAGCCGCCGAAGCGATACGCCTCAGGCTGGGCGGCGAGCAGGTTGCGCTGACGACGATCGGGAACACTGCCAGCCTGGCGCTAACAATCGCGCTTCAATGGTTTGCGGACTGGGCTGGGGCGTCAGGAAGCATTATGGTCCGGTTGAACACCGAGTTCTTTGAACAGTCGATGGATCCCGCCATGTTGCGCGAGCTTGTCACAGTTTGGCAAGGCGGTGCGATTGCCAAGGCCACCCTGTATCACAACATGGAGCGCAGCGGCCTTACCAGGCCCGGCGTAGACTTCGCGCAAGAGCAAAGCGAGGTCCTGGCGGGAGCAGTTCTGTAG
- a CDS encoding HNH endonuclease, whose product MSTGLEMLDREFSVLVRTRANWKCARCGRNFSGNRDMLHCSHFHSRRHKATRFDLENAAALCWQCHWYMDHHPNVHKVWKLIHIGKERYEALAKRANQISKLDLMKIQKWIRMGMLMVATAESAAFEDLESEEAAHQSFEHISA is encoded by the coding sequence ATGTCGACGGGATTGGAAATGCTGGACCGGGAGTTCTCAGTCCTGGTTCGGACCCGGGCAAACTGGAAATGTGCCCGATGCGGCAGGAACTTCAGCGGAAATCGAGACATGCTCCATTGTAGTCACTTCCACAGCAGGCGGCACAAGGCGACGCGCTTCGACCTGGAGAATGCCGCGGCTCTTTGTTGGCAATGCCACTGGTACATGGACCATCACCCGAACGTGCACAAGGTCTGGAAGCTGATCCATATTGGCAAGGAACGATACGAGGCACTCGCAAAGCGGGCAAATCAAATCTCGAAGCTAGACCTAATGAAGATTCAGAAATGGATCAGGATGGGAATGCTCATGGTAGCAACTGCAGAATCCGCCGCCTTCGAGGATTTGGAAAGTGAAGAAGCGGCACATCAGAGTTTCGAACACATTTCTGCCTAG
- a CDS encoding minor capsid protein gives MLLDDICGYLAENEYGTEGEDLFKSDLPETPDSTVAIFEYRGQAPIRTSGGIAAEQPRFQIEVRDTDYESGRLKIERIKQLLDGLANQTLNGTRYVWIAALDEPFLLRRDEQGRTVFACNFKVLKERTAL, from the coding sequence ATGCTGCTTGACGACATCTGTGGGTATCTGGCCGAGAACGAGTACGGCACAGAGGGCGAGGACCTGTTCAAATCTGACCTTCCAGAGACGCCGGATTCCACGGTGGCGATATTCGAGTATCGCGGCCAGGCACCCATCAGAACGTCTGGAGGGATCGCAGCGGAGCAGCCGAGATTTCAAATCGAAGTCCGCGACACTGATTACGAGTCCGGCCGGTTGAAAATCGAAAGGATCAAGCAGCTCCTAGACGGATTGGCAAACCAAACGCTAAACGGCACACGGTACGTGTGGATTGCAGCGCTCGACGAACCGTTTCTGCTGCGCAGAGACGAGCAGGGCCGAACGGTCTTTGCTTGCAATTTCAAGGTCCTGAAAGAACGCACCGCATTATGA
- a CDS encoding DUF3800 domain-containing protein, whose amino-acid sequence MAVKSYFDGSGDPGNRSERYLTLGSYSGSANAWQHIAPIWSKVLDKHDAAYLHMFEAASLKGEFRISNGWNRDRVTRLLLDLADVVNCWHERTLLPVVVSVEMNSYAATALTMQHNSQVLRAAAVCSVQCCQRILGSLNQNPADSNSTIEIYRDDRDPYLGELVNDWRSIRIRREQQILNKIDKIEAVDMKETPGIQMADMIAWTAHRCLTYPEDQRAQMLWLALRVVENKILGGSNPA is encoded by the coding sequence ATGGCGGTCAAGTCCTATTTTGATGGAAGCGGGGACCCAGGCAACAGATCAGAGAGGTACCTGACGCTGGGATCCTATTCAGGATCAGCGAACGCTTGGCAGCATATTGCGCCAATTTGGTCAAAAGTTTTGGATAAGCACGATGCTGCATACCTTCATATGTTTGAGGCGGCTTCCCTTAAGGGCGAATTCAGAATCAGTAACGGATGGAATCGCGACCGAGTAACGCGGCTTCTTCTTGACTTGGCCGACGTTGTGAATTGCTGGCATGAACGAACACTTTTACCGGTCGTAGTGTCGGTAGAAATGAATTCGTACGCAGCAACCGCGTTGACAATGCAACACAATAGTCAAGTACTCCGTGCTGCAGCCGTATGTAGTGTTCAGTGCTGCCAAAGAATCCTGGGGTCATTAAATCAAAATCCAGCAGATTCAAATTCCACAATAGAAATCTATCGGGATGATCGAGACCCTTATCTGGGTGAGTTAGTCAATGATTGGAGGTCCATTCGGATTCGACGTGAGCAGCAGATACTCAACAAAATTGATAAAATTGAGGCAGTCGACATGAAAGAGACCCCAGGAATCCAAATGGCAGACATGATTGCTTGGACGGCGCACAGATGCCTGACGTACCCTGAGGACCAGAGAGCCCAGATGCTTTGGTTGGCATTGAGAGTCGTCGAAAACAAGATTCTCGGGGGATCGAATCCAGCCTAG
- a CDS encoding ATP-binding protein — MRLDVKGRIRNVSLPASRPLLPLFEAIVNSVQAIEDSGEAKGTIEISILRDNWNLLSDQDRAFGDIIGFEVSDNGIGFTEENFAAFETSDTTYKQNRGGKGVGRFLWLVAFARVEIESHYLANGQMEVRRFAFVPEGEGVQDPVRAASDRATRSTTVRLTGFLPKYRETCPKKAETIAAHIVEHCLEFFIRRDCPRIILTDQQSGDTFELNRMFDSEMVTHSKADDFTVKEKQFFIVHVRLYSSHAREHLVHYCAHDRIVKSERLRGRIPDLARSLEDDEHHPFLYAAYVESDLLNDTVNPDRSNFDIASDPPDLPSGEITWKDINAAVEQQCRSFITHYTQTIARQKQDRINRFVATEAPMYRPIMKYIGEKIDKIDPEIKDDELDIRLYEAYHALQVELHSEGQTLLQTEATAADLDDYASRLQAYFNKVTDINAADLARYVCHRKAILDFLQKQLSIDEEGKYRREERIHNIVFPMGKTSDEVPLEGHNLWLIDEKLAYHAFLASDKQLRSCPQLNCTSGKEPDIIVFDIACAFVPSTDPPYPAFVIVEFKRPMRKDFNEDKNPFVQVREYITELRSRKARTPEGRDIPIDDNTPFYCYIVCDNVSSLEQQAKDFELLDTPDGQGFFGFKRHYNAYFEVISYTKMVTDAKKRNAVLFQKLGLPARINLKDPTPAPSCAQE, encoded by the coding sequence ATGCGACTCGACGTTAAAGGCCGTATCCGCAATGTTTCGCTGCCGGCGAGCAGGCCGTTGCTACCGTTGTTCGAGGCCATCGTCAATTCGGTCCAGGCCATTGAAGACAGCGGCGAGGCGAAAGGAACTATTGAAATCTCTATTCTGAGAGACAATTGGAATTTGCTGAGCGATCAGGATCGCGCGTTTGGTGACATCATCGGGTTTGAGGTATCAGATAACGGCATCGGCTTCACGGAGGAGAACTTTGCAGCGTTCGAGACCTCCGACACAACGTACAAGCAGAACCGGGGCGGTAAAGGCGTTGGCAGGTTCCTGTGGCTCGTGGCGTTTGCACGCGTCGAAATCGAAAGCCATTACCTGGCGAACGGACAAATGGAAGTCCGCCGGTTCGCCTTCGTACCGGAAGGCGAAGGCGTCCAAGACCCTGTTCGCGCTGCTTCCGACCGGGCGACACGGTCAACCACCGTTCGGTTGACGGGCTTTTTGCCAAAGTACAGGGAAACATGCCCAAAGAAGGCGGAGACCATCGCCGCGCACATCGTTGAACACTGCCTTGAGTTCTTCATCCGCCGAGATTGCCCTCGGATCATCCTGACCGATCAGCAGTCAGGAGACACCTTTGAACTTAACCGGATGTTCGACTCTGAAATGGTTACACATTCGAAGGCCGATGATTTCACAGTCAAGGAGAAACAGTTCTTCATCGTTCATGTCCGTCTCTATTCCTCCCATGCGCGCGAGCATCTCGTCCATTACTGTGCTCATGACCGGATAGTGAAATCGGAGCGGCTTCGAGGTCGTATTCCTGATCTGGCCCGCTCGCTCGAAGACGACGAGCACCATCCCTTCCTCTATGCTGCTTATGTCGAGTCCGACCTCCTTAACGATACCGTCAATCCCGACCGTAGCAACTTTGACATTGCCAGCGACCCACCCGATTTGCCCAGTGGCGAAATAACCTGGAAGGACATCAACGCGGCTGTCGAACAGCAATGCCGTTCATTCATTACCCACTACACGCAGACAATCGCCCGTCAAAAGCAGGATCGCATCAACCGCTTTGTGGCCACCGAGGCTCCAATGTATCGGCCGATAATGAAGTACATTGGAGAGAAGATCGACAAGATCGATCCTGAAATCAAGGACGATGAATTGGACATCCGTCTCTATGAGGCCTATCACGCTCTGCAAGTGGAACTACATTCGGAAGGGCAGACACTCTTGCAAACTGAGGCTACCGCCGCTGATCTGGATGACTATGCCAGCCGGCTTCAGGCCTATTTCAACAAAGTGACCGACATTAACGCCGCCGATCTTGCCCGGTACGTCTGCCATAGGAAGGCTATTCTGGACTTTCTGCAAAAGCAACTTTCCATTGACGAGGAAGGCAAGTATCGTCGGGAAGAACGCATTCACAACATCGTCTTCCCGATGGGAAAGACTTCGGATGAGGTTCCACTTGAAGGCCATAATCTCTGGTTAATTGACGAAAAACTCGCCTACCACGCTTTCCTGGCTTCGGATAAGCAGCTCCGTTCCTGCCCGCAGTTGAATTGTACGAGTGGCAAGGAACCGGACATCATTGTGTTCGATATCGCCTGCGCCTTCGTGCCTTCCACAGATCCGCCGTATCCAGCGTTTGTAATCGTTGAATTCAAGCGGCCGATGCGGAAGGATTTTAATGAAGACAAGAATCCTTTCGTGCAGGTCCGTGAGTATATCACGGAGCTCCGCTCCAGGAAGGCCCGCACGCCTGAGGGCCGCGACATCCCAATCGACGACAACACCCCTTTTTACTGTTACATCGTCTGCGATAACGTCTCTTCGCTTGAGCAGCAAGCCAAGGACTTTGAGCTTCTGGACACGCCCGATGGACAGGGCTTTTTCGGCTTCAAGCGGCACTACAATGCCTACTTCGAGGTAATTTCGTATACCAAGATGGTGACGGATGCCAAAAAACGCAATGCTGTCCTGTTCCAAAAGCTGGGATTGCCCGCGCGCATCAACTTGAAGGATCCCACTCCTGCGCCGTCATGCGCGCAAGAATGA
- a CDS encoding terminase family protein yields the protein MSAGAIKEVTIWEPQPGPQTWLISCKISDVFLGGGRGGGKTDSLLGDWLNHVIQHGPNANGILFRKRYKQFEEIIRRAKEIYLPMGVTWKTSPPTFAWTHGAQLKLRHLERDVDAEEYQGHSYTWAGFDEVTNWASPYAIDKIKATLRSAKGVKTILRCTGNPGGPGHSWVKGRYVDPAPPLIPHVQKIKLLDGSTAIRKRVYIPALLEDNRKLLEADPEYWQRVVESVSGNEALLKAWRWGIWDIVAGGMLDDLWRPDVHLVQPFTVPKTWYVDRSFDWGSAKPFSVGWWAESDGTQAPNGKVYPRGTLFRISEYYGCSGNPNEGLKLTAPEIARRIRERESILLKTLVQGNTIRPGPADPSIFSKENGNCVAEDMAAVGIRWDNRTDNSRKPGWQELRKRLKACLDRPMESAGMFVFDTCRDFIRTVPVLPRDERDPDDINDESEDHIADETRYRAMYRKASIKVGKITGF from the coding sequence ATGAGCGCCGGCGCAATCAAAGAAGTAACGATTTGGGAGCCACAGCCGGGGCCGCAAACTTGGCTCATTAGCTGCAAAATTTCCGATGTCTTCCTTGGCGGAGGACGCGGCGGGGGCAAGACCGACAGCCTGCTGGGCGACTGGCTGAATCACGTCATTCAGCATGGCCCAAACGCAAACGGCATCCTGTTCAGAAAACGGTACAAGCAGTTCGAAGAAATCATCCGGCGGGCAAAAGAGATATACCTGCCGATGGGGGTGACGTGGAAGACGTCCCCGCCGACGTTCGCTTGGACGCACGGGGCGCAGTTGAAGCTCAGGCATCTCGAGCGGGACGTTGACGCTGAGGAATACCAGGGCCATTCGTACACGTGGGCCGGGTTCGACGAGGTTACGAACTGGGCCAGCCCGTACGCGATTGACAAGATCAAGGCGACCCTGCGAAGCGCGAAGGGTGTCAAGACGATTCTCCGGTGCACTGGGAACCCGGGCGGACCTGGACATTCCTGGGTGAAGGGCCGCTATGTTGATCCTGCGCCACCGCTGATTCCACACGTCCAAAAGATCAAGCTGCTCGATGGTTCAACTGCTATCAGAAAGCGCGTCTACATTCCGGCGCTGCTCGAAGACAACAGGAAGCTCCTGGAGGCAGATCCCGAGTACTGGCAGCGCGTTGTGGAGTCGGTATCGGGCAACGAGGCGCTACTCAAAGCCTGGCGTTGGGGCATTTGGGACATTGTTGCCGGCGGCATGTTGGACGACCTCTGGCGGCCCGATGTTCACTTGGTCCAACCGTTCACGGTTCCAAAGACGTGGTATGTGGATCGCTCGTTTGACTGGGGCAGTGCGAAACCGTTCAGCGTCGGCTGGTGGGCGGAGAGCGACGGCACACAAGCGCCGAACGGGAAGGTGTACCCACGGGGAACGCTGTTCCGGATCTCAGAGTACTACGGCTGCTCCGGGAATCCCAACGAGGGTTTGAAGCTGACGGCGCCCGAGATTGCGCGGCGCATTCGCGAGCGCGAGAGCATCCTCCTCAAAACCCTGGTTCAGGGCAATACGATAAGGCCGGGACCGGCCGATCCATCGATCTTCAGCAAGGAAAACGGCAACTGCGTAGCCGAGGACATGGCCGCGGTTGGCATCCGCTGGGACAATCGCACAGACAACAGCCGCAAACCGGGCTGGCAGGAACTCAGGAAACGGCTCAAAGCGTGCTTGGATCGACCGATGGAGTCGGCGGGCATGTTCGTTTTCGACACTTGCCGGGATTTCATCCGGACGGTTCCGGTGCTGCCGCGGGACGAGCGCGACCCCGACGACATCAACGACGAGTCTGAAGACCACATCGCGGACGAGACGCGCTATCGGGCGATGTACCGCAAGGCGTCGATCAAGGTCGGGAAAATCACCGGATTCTGA